From Ignavibacterium sp.:
AATCCCTTGTTATTCTTTTCTGTAGCAGTTCTCCATCTGAGTTCAACTTTATTTTCTCTAACATTCGCTGTGAAAGAAACCAATTCTACTGGAATTACTAATGGTGAATAAACAAGATGATAAACTCCAATATCTAATCCCTGTCGGGCATGATCACTGCCAACATTATCAAATCGTGCAATGGAGAAATAGTTTCCATTATTCAAATCAGCAATAAAATCATCAGTATTACCTGTGTTTAAGGCTCTCTTGATTTCAAGTGACCAATAACCGGTTGACGGATTAAATTCTGCTTTTGCAGTTACATCAGCACGGCTACCAGTAATTGGGTTTGGTGAATCATTCAAGATATAACCAGGAATTTTATCTCCAGCTACCCAACCGGAATTTACGAAAGGAAGTGCGGTTGATTGCAACAACCATGGAGCTAAATTAGAACTTGCATCAGGTCCTTGAGAAAGTGGTAATGTACCGGAAATATTATCAACTCCAAAACTTCCTGAAATTACCACATCATTCTTTCTTCCGGTATTATCCCAATACTGATCATCAAGATAACTTATCGGATTTGTTCTTTGTGCCTTCCAATGCCAAACATCCATTTTGTTGTTTTGTGTTGCGTGAGCAGTTTTTTCATTATGACAGGTTCTGAAACAAGCAGCACCGTAACCATCATCCATCTTCCAAACAAATGAAAGTCTGTCTTCATCACCTGATTGAGTCCATGTTGTACCATCAAATGTCCATCTCTTCCTGAATTCACTCTTTGATGGTGGAACAACTCCAGTTGGATATTCTCTATGTCCATCAAGCCAGGTTGCTAAAGCATAAATATTATTATCATCATACAAAAACTTAACTTTTATATTTGATACTGTTACAATTGAATCGGCATAATTCCACAGTGCTTCGGGAACACCATCAATAATTATCGGAGTATCTGTCTTTTTAGCTGTAATAGTTCCACCAGGATACTTAGTCTCTAATGCAGCATGTGTGATTGCAATTGTCTGGAATACTCCAAGTCCACCACCAGAATGGCAATTAGCAGTAGCGCAGGACAAACCAGATGTTGCATACAAAGGAATTGCAGTTTGATGTGCGCTTGACAAATACGGAACTTTAACATGGCATGATTGGCAAACTTCATTAGCATCGCTTGTAAATCTGTCGTGCGAGTTGTCCAAGTGACATGGATTACATGTTCCTAATGAAGCGGTATAATTAGTACTCTTGAAATGTTTTACATGATACAATCTGTAAAGTGGTTTACTCATATTATCTGTGTGACAAGGCAAGCAATCTTCGACACCAAAAGAACCGTGATGTTTTGCGGGTCCATTTACACCGTGGCAAGTTGCACATGATTGACCAGCAACTGCTGAAGACATTGGAACAGGATCAATTGTTGTAGTACCAACCTGAAAATCTATTCTATATGATTTTTCAATCGTAGCACCAAAAATTCTTTTAGCAGACAAATAAGCTGTATAAGTTCCATTTCCGAATTTCGTCAAAGAATCTGGTGGAATAATTACTTTAATTGGATTGCTGAATGCAGTGCCAGATGGTAAACCAGACCATGGAGCTACAGGATATGTTTGAACTATATAGTTGTTAACTATATTCTGAAGATTCATTATTCTCATGTAGTCTCTCTTTGGTCCTGAAATAACTAACTCAAGCTTTTGAATTCCAAGTGTCTGTGCCTGTGTTTGCCAATCTAATACAAGACCGCTATCAGAAGCCAGGTTAATATTTATTTGAATTGTATCGCCAGCAGAGAAATAACCACTGCCAGGAAGATTTGCAATCTGTGCCTGAATCTGTAATCCTGTGGTATTTTGTGCAGCAAATGCAATTGGAACTGTTTGCGTATTAAAAGTAATAGATGGATTTCTCCAGACAAATTTCAAACTATCCATTCCAGCAACAACCGGAAAACCAAAACCAGCAGGTCCGTTTTTGAATTTTATTTTCATACTGGTTTCACCAGCTATAACATATTGAGGATAGTTTAATGATGAGTCATTTGCCCAACCAGTTACCCCAAATTTAACTTCATATTCGATTTCAGGAATTTCTCTTGTTCCGCCATAGAAACCTTCAATAGTATAGGTTTTTATTAATGTGTCTCCAATACCTCTAACAGCATAAACATCAACATAGTAAGTTCCGGCTGTATCCATCCAACCCTGTGTAGCAGCAGATCCGCCGGTGATAGTCCAGGCAGTAGTCGATCTCACTGCTTTTAATGAACGATTTGGAACCTGAAAACGAACTGAATCAGCTCTGATAATTGTTTTAGTCCAGGTTGTATCGAAAACAATTCCATTCCAGTTTAAAAGTTTGAATGGGCTATCATCGCTAGGATCGGTAAACCACTGATATGCCTGGAATGGCAATGGGGCTGAACCGCTCTCAGGAATTCTCCATGTCCCTTTAAGTTCTATATCTTTAACATAAACTGAGTCACCCGAAACGACAGCAATTGATGACGGAGTTTTAATCATTCCAACATTATGCATTTGTTCAAACTTTAGTTGAAGAGCTGTATTAGCTTCAACTGAAGCATTTAAAAGTTGAAATGTTATAAATATTGCTACGACGGCAATTGATAAAAGTAAAAGACCTTTCTTCATATTTTCACCTTTTTTTATTATTTAGGAATTTGCATAGCGCCTTTATATAAACGAATTTTGTGCCGTCAGAAAAAATTTATTTAA
This genomic window contains:
- a CDS encoding ethylbenzene dehydrogenase-related protein, which translates into the protein MKKGLLLLSIAVVAIFITFQLLNASVEANTALQLKFEQMHNVGMIKTPSSIAVVSGDSVYVKDIELKGTWRIPESGSAPLPFQAYQWFTDPSDDSPFKLLNWNGIVFDTTWTKTIIRADSVRFQVPNRSLKAVRSTTAWTITGGSAATQGWMDTAGTYYVDVYAVRGIGDTLIKTYTIEGFYGGTREIPEIEYEVKFGVTGWANDSSLNYPQYVIAGETSMKIKFKNGPAGFGFPVVAGMDSLKFVWRNPSITFNTQTVPIAFAAQNTTGLQIQAQIANLPGSGYFSAGDTIQININLASDSGLVLDWQTQAQTLGIQKLELVISGPKRDYMRIMNLQNIVNNYIVQTYPVAPWSGLPSGTAFSNPIKVIIPPDSLTKFGNGTYTAYLSAKRIFGATIEKSYRIDFQVGTTTIDPVPMSSAVAGQSCATCHGVNGPAKHHGSFGVEDCLPCHTDNMSKPLYRLYHVKHFKSTNYTASLGTCNPCHLDNSHDRFTSDANEVCQSCHVKVPYLSSAHQTAIPLYATSGLSCATANCHSGGGLGVFQTIAITHAALETKYPGGTITAKKTDTPIIIDGVPEALWNYADSIVTVSNIKVKFLYDDNNIYALATWLDGHREYPTGVVPPSKSEFRKRWTFDGTTWTQSGDEDRLSFVWKMDDGYGAACFRTCHNEKTAHATQNNKMDVWHWKAQRTNPISYLDDQYWDNTGRKNDVVISGSFGVDNISGTLPLSQGPDASSNLAPWLLQSTALPFVNSGWVAGDKIPGYILNDSPNPITGSRADVTAKAEFNPSTGYWSLEIKRALNTGNTDDFIADLNNGNYFSIARFDNVGSDHARQGLDIGVYHLVYSPLVIPVELVSFTANVRENKVELRWRTATEKNNKGFEVQRKLNSDWTNIGFVEGKGNSTKPTEYSFTDKISLAGTYKYRLRQVDLDGTESYSKEIEVFTQPTEFNLSQNYPNPFNPVTNIDFTVSVKEQVTVQIFNVTGEVVATLVNEVKEPGYYTLSFNAGNLSSGVYFYRMVAGNFVSIKKLVVMK